The Xiphophorus couchianus chromosome 6, X_couchianus-1.0, whole genome shotgun sequence genomic interval ACCACAactataatgataataaaattattttagctaaGCTGCTTTAAGAGAAACCAGATGAGTTGTCCTAAGGAGGCAGTCTGCTGATGTCATCCTCAGGTGGAGGTGGGCGTGGTCTACAGCTGCCTGGAGGACAAGATGTTCACCGCCCGGCGGGGCGGGGGCGCATTCTGCAACGGGGAGCCGCTGCAGGTTTCTGATCAGACAGGTCAGTCAGCAATAATCACCAATAATCTGAGAGCAGCATCAGACCCAACCTGTTGATTCCAGATGTTCACCGTTCCATCATCGCCACCGAGTTCGGATCCAACAGAGACCCAGAAGTCGTGGACAAAATCTTCAGTAGCCTGAGGAACATCCTGAGCCTCCCAGTGCACGGGTACTGTAGTACCTGTAGTACCTGTAGTACCTGTAGTACTACAGGTAATACCTGAAGTATCTGTGGTACACATTGACTTGTCTTCCTGCTGCTGGTACAACTGTGTGTTGTTTGTTGCCCCTCTTTGCGTAGCTCCTTGTTGCCCCGTGTTGCCTGCATCTCACCCTGTGTGTCTCCAGGGTGCGCGGCGCCGGCACCGCGGCCGTCAACCTGAGCCTGGTTGCGTCCGGCTGCGTGGAGGCCTACTATGAGATGGGGATGCACGTCTGGGACATTGCTGCCGGATCATTGCTGGTTCTGGAGGCCGGAGGAATCGTGATGGATGTGGACGGTGAGGACACCGCGGCGCGCCGTCTCCCGCCGCCACCACCGCCTCACACCTTGTCTCTGTCCAGGTGGTGACGCAGACCTGATGTCCAGGAGGATCTTGGCGGCCAACAACCGCAGCGTGGCGCTGAGGCTGGTGGAGCAGATCGCCCCCTACAGGCCGGACAGAGATGACGCGCCGCCTGCTGCCTGTGATTAAATGGTCCAGCCAGAACATAGAGTCCGAGTCTTTATTCTGCCCCAGTAGGTTCTCCCGGGTTCTGCTCACTAGAACCACCTCTGACCCGTTCTTTAGCTGCGTCCCTCCTCAAagcaacagaaccagaagaaccgacttgtgcatatgtatacTTTGTGCCCCAGACCTCAACCAGGGGGCAGCACATGGAGCGGAGCAGGAAGAGGTGGCGGCCCGCTGCGCCTGGCGGCTCGTCTAATGAAGCGGTGAAGCACACCTGAGTCCAGCCGGCGGCTCTGAGCCACTCAGGGGAACCGACCCGGTTTGGAGCAGCCAGGTCCTGCTCCAAACCGGGTCGGAGACCAAGGAGCTGCTggaatattttttccagaaactGGTCCTGATTTGGTCCAGTTGAGAAGGACCTGGCTGCAGCAAACCGGGACCGACCGCTGGCACTCCCTTActtggaaatgggaccattgcactccggaagtgaagggggcgctatttcctatattatctgCGGCCTcctgtttctattttcttttgaaatctgtgatatatcttcacttttaggaaggattttcactctcagcatgtatttaAACTTCTTTCTGTTATAACTCCGTCAAGCCGAAGGGCAATAAACATTAACCAAAATGaagttaatatttattgttacataAATAAGAGGGTTTCTCGTCAACTTTATCCATTCATTGTCAATCCGATAATATTCAACCCCGCATAAACCACTGCAATGTTCACTGCAGACTGAAGATTCACTGGATTCACTGCAGAATGATCACATGCAATCCAAACTGAAGATCACACCAACAGAATCGGGTCTCGGATATTTAAGATTAACAGCCACATAGAACCTGAGTATTCAGGAAGTGACCCAAAGACAGACGGaggacaaaacaataaatgttagGTTGTCAGTCTGACCTCACAAACACTGAGAGGAGACAAACAATCCAAACTGGTGgactaacaaaaagaaaaccaaactctAAAAGGACAGCAGGAAGCAgtgataaaactgtaaaaacaaaaatacagaaatgactAAATGCTTATTAAATCACTTTAATCAAGTCGatctaaaacacattaaaacactgAAGACCTGCACCTCTAAAATCAAACTAGATGTAGCAGATCTGGTGCAGTCCTACCAGATATAAAAAACGAAATCATACAACTTAATCTGATTAAAAGAGACAAAAGTATAACCCTATCTGTAAATGTGCCTGTTAACATTCCTCCCCATCATTATGCATCTGCGACCCGACAACGTGCCAAAAAACCCCAAGAACAGAATCATTTCTTCAGCCTGTGAGGGTTGGactgctgtcctgcagtttggCTCAGTGATGGTTGAGTCTATTTCCTGTGTGGATTCCTGGCCAGAAAGAGGCTGAACATCAGAAGTTGCTTCTTCAGGAATACCAACCTCACCATTCTCAGCATCTGGTTGAATCTCAGATTCAGGCAAATCCACCATTTCCATCTCCCACCCCAATGTTTGTCTGCACATCTTCCAAACCGTTTTCTTGACAGCCGCCCACCCCGCTATTTTCAGGGACACTTCTGAGCTCGACCAAGTGGACCTGACGAAGGGGTCCTTCCTGACCCACAGGCGCTGTGGAGTACACTGCCCCTCGATCAGGAGGTGGGTCATAAAGTCCTGGTGATAATGATTTCTTGTACACCAGATTCTCCTTCCTGAAAATCTGGGGCAACATCCACATCCTGGTTTCTCTGAGCTGTTCTACTCTCTACTTTCTGGTTTACCATTTGATAAGCAGAATTGAGTGATTTTTGGTcaggtttcttttatttacttcagcacAGCTCCGTTTTTAACAAgttctgtagctttctgtgtacTTATGAATCTGCTCCTTAGTCGGATCTTTTCGGGTCTGTTACCTCCTCTGGTGGCGTGGGGTGGTAATACAACTAATATAACTACACTAATGAGAATAGCACAAAGtcttgattatttattattaatgtttcattttcataagGAGGTGGAGCTAATTAAATGACCTAAACAAAACCCGACAGTAAAGTGGTTCCAGGTTCTCCAGATGGCCGACCTGTTGAAACTTTGGCAAATCTGAAATCGTTTGGGTCGTTCCTGGACAGGCAGCTCAGCTTTGCTGAAAACACTGGCTGGATTTTTAAGAACTGTTCTCAGAGACTCCATCTTTTAGAAGACCCAGTGATCTTTGGGTTAGCCAACTAGAGCTTGTGTACAAGACAATGttgtgttttaacttttcaccTCCTCGGCTGGTTTGGTCACATGAGCTGCAGAATAACAGACAGGTAAAGAAAATATCAGGTAAATGGTGGTGAAACCAAAATCAACTCTGTCTCaactgtttgctgaaagaacatgaAAGATGGAAGGAATATTTCAGCAGAGAGCCTCCGTCCTCTTTATTCATCACTTTGACCCTGTGAGCTCAGGAAGGAGTTACtgttttcagtgtgtgtgttcagtgtgtgtgtgtttagagtgtgtgttcagtgtgtgtgtgttcagagtgtgtgttcagtgtgtgtgttcagtgtgtgtgtgttcagagtgtgtgttcagtgtgtgtgttcagtgtgtgtgttcagtgtgtgtgtgttcagagtgtgtgttcagtgtgtgtgtgttcagagtgtgtgttcagtgtgtgtgtgttcagtgtgtgtgttcagtgtgtgtgtgttcagagtgtgtgttcagtgtgtgtgtgttcagagtgtgtgttcagagtgtgtgttcagtgtgtgtgtgttcagtgtgtgtgttcagtgtgtgtgtgttcagagtgtgtgttcagagagtgtgtgttcagtgtgtgtgtgttcagtgtgtgtgttcagagtgtgtgttcagagtgtgtgttcagagtgtgtgttcagtgtgtgtgtgttcagtgtgtgtgttcagtgtgtgtgtgttcagagtgtGTGTTCAGAGTGTGTGTGGCGTTAACTGGAGCAGATTAACGGGATGAGCTGCAGATTTTTCCTGTAATTCCAGCTGTGAACCTCGGATCTGTACAGAGACTCGTTAACGGGTCGGTTCTGGTCGGAGCAGTACCAGAACTCACTGTGCTGAAGCGGATCCAGGATCAGTTGAATGTTCTGGTTATCCGTTTCCTGTCTCAAATGTTCGTGAGGTTCTGACCCAGCAGAACTGGTTCAGAACCGGGTCATTCTTGCTGGATCTGCGTCCTGGACTACAGCAGGATGAAGAGGCTCCGCCTCCTCGCCATCTTCGTCCTGGTCTTATGGGCGGAGCCAAGACGCTTCATGATGCTGACCTCTGAGGTTCTCCGAGAGACAGTCGGACCCAGTGGACCGGGTGGAGCCGATGGAACCGGCGGGCCGGTTCTGTTCTACCTCAGGAGGATGAGGCGGAGCTGGGTCTGGAACCAGTTCTTTGTCCTGGAGGAGGACGTCGGACATGAGCCTCAGTATGTGGGGAAGGTAAGACCAGAACCTCCCGAACCAGTTCTGAACAGGTCCGGAAATTGGTTCTGCCATGTTCTACATTTTGAGTCTGGATCCATGTTTGGTTTGGAGCTTGAGGTTCTGTCAGgttctgttttcagttcagcAGAACATGATGGACAGAGTGAAACCACAATAGCAGCTCAGTGGTGCCACCCAGAGGCATGCTGGGAAACTCACTGATAGAAAGTATTATTTCAGATGGATGACCAGCGGCAGAAATACttcaacaataacaacaatgcTGCATTACTATTATCGGAGTAATGCATCCATGAGGAGATGGATGCGTCCATCCATCTCCTCCCTCTTATCTGGGGTCGCGGGGTCAACAGCCCAAGAAGGGAGGctcagacttccctctccccagcttCCGTGTCCAgttcctccaggggaatcccaaggcgttcccagcaGAGGAACATCTTCCCTCAAGGGTGTCCTTGTCCTGGAGGAGGACGCCTCCTTCTAATGGGACCTgaaccagggaggcgtccaggaggcatcctgaccagatgcccctcaactggctcctctcgatgtgaaggagcagcggctctactctgagtccctggcggatgaccgagcttctcatcctatctctaagggagagcccagccaccctacggagaaaacccatttcggccgcttgtatccgcgatctcgttcttttggtcatgacccaaaactcatgaccatagatgagggtgggaacgtagatcgacagGTAAATAGAGCCAGGCCAATCTATCTGTCAATCTTCCGCTCCATTTTCCCCCATTtatgaacaagatcccgagatccTCTCTGGCTGCAGTGCGCGCTCCCGACGCAGCCGGCAGAATTAGACCAGAACTCTGGCGAAGCGGACCAGACTCCGGTACCGGTCACACAGATACCCCGTACTCCTGAAGCGCCCCCCACAGGGCACCATGAAGGTTTCGGTCCAAGTCCAGAAAGCTCATGTAGACCAGTTGGGAAAATTCCCACAATCCTCCAGGATTAATATATATTAATGTCATTAATAATCAATAGTAAGAATAATTAATTCTTACTATTATTAATAATGCtattattactaataataatgataataatgacaataatattGATTATTGTTGATCATTGTTGACAAGACATGCAGCGGCAGAACTGGGCCAACTGGTATTGTGTTCTGGGCTAACTGGTCTCTTCCCCTGCAGCTCCACTCTGACCTGGACAGAGGGGAAGGTCAGGTGACGTACCACCTCAGTGGTGACGGAGCCATGTCCGTCTTCACCATTGATGAGCGGACCGGAGACATCCACGCCACCCGCAGGCTGGATCGGGAAAAGCAGGCGTCCTACGTCCTGCAGGCCCAGGTTCGGGACCGGACcagccagctgctgctggagcccGAGTCCCAGTTCACCATCCGAGTCCAGGACGTGAACGACAACGCTCCCAGGTTCCTGGACGGCCCCTACGCCGCCAGGGTCCCGGAGCGGGCCCCGGCAGGTGGGTCTGGACCCGGTGCTGCTGGCTGCTCCGGTTATAGTTAGTGAGACAGTCTGCagggagcagaaccagaacttaaACTGGACCTGACCTGAATTCAACCTGAACCTGAAGCTTAGCAACCTGTCAGAAGCAGACAGCCTCGGAAAGAGacatgcttttattctgaaggtcAGCTTAAACAGGCTTTCAATGAACAAGTCAGGCTTTTATAGTGAAAGGTTCTGTGACTCCAGAGCAAGGTGTGCTGAGGCTGCAGTGCTCTGAGCGGC includes:
- the impa1 gene encoding inositol monophosphatase 1 isoform X2; this encodes MADILQNVMDHAVAVARKAGEVVCEALSDDRKVMTKSSGVDLVTQTDQKVEKLIIQSVKEKFPQHRFIGEESVAAGEPSILTDDPTWIIDPIDGTTNFVHAFPFVAISIGFTINKRVEVGVVYSCLEDKMFTARRGGGAFCNGEPLQVSDQTDVHRSIIATEFGSNRDPEVVDKIFSSLRNILSLPVHGVRGAGTAAVNLSLVASGCVEAYYEMGMHVWDIAAGSLLVLEAGGIVMDVDGGDADLMSRRILAANNRSVALRLVEQIAPYRPDRDDAPPAACD
- the impa1 gene encoding inositol monophosphatase 1 isoform X1 gives rise to the protein MEAGGRGTAAEEEPGSTIKADHKQVVCEALSDDRKVMTKSSGVDLVTQTDQKVEKLIIQSVKEKFPQHRFIGEESVAAGEPSILTDDPTWIIDPIDGTTNFVHAFPFVAISIGFTINKRVEVGVVYSCLEDKMFTARRGGGAFCNGEPLQVSDQTDVHRSIIATEFGSNRDPEVVDKIFSSLRNILSLPVHGVRGAGTAAVNLSLVASGCVEAYYEMGMHVWDIAAGSLLVLEAGGIVMDVDGGDADLMSRRILAANNRSVALRLVEQIAPYRPDRDDAPPAACD